Proteins co-encoded in one Halorussus lipolyticus genomic window:
- a CDS encoding ester cyclase yields MDSKAELVHRLHVEAYQEGNLEVADELLADDYEEHNPVGMEGVEGPEGYKQVVEVFRAGFPDLTVDIHETMVDGDLTLIRYTVRGTHEGPLLGIDPTGNEIEIAGMDIGRVEDGELQESWVQLNTFGLLQQIDVLPDDSELF; encoded by the coding sequence ATGGATTCCAAAGCCGAACTCGTTCACCGTCTCCACGTCGAAGCGTATCAGGAAGGCAACCTCGAAGTCGCCGACGAACTCCTCGCCGACGACTACGAGGAACACAACCCGGTCGGGATGGAGGGCGTCGAGGGGCCGGAAGGCTACAAGCAGGTCGTGGAAGTGTTCCGCGCTGGCTTCCCCGACCTGACGGTAGACATCCACGAGACCATGGTCGACGGCGACCTCACCCTCATCCGGTACACCGTCCGGGGCACCCACGAGGGGCCGCTTCTGGGCATCGACCCGACCGGCAACGAAATCGAAATCGCGGGCATGGACATCGGCCGGGTCGAGGACGGCGAACTACAGGAGTCGTGGGTCCAGTTGAACACCTTCGGCCTCCTCCAGCAAATCGACGTGCTTCCCGACGACTCAGAGCTGTTCTGA
- a CDS encoding NAD+ synthase, which produces MIDLRFSEEELEARRDHIVQFIRETAESAGTDRAVLGLSGGIDSTLTAYLAVEALGKENLHGLVMPGAVSDDENMSDAEWVAQELGIPYDLFEINPIVNKFLDTYPEAEDDQLAVGNARARTRAVLNYLVANHENALVLGTGNRSEALVGYYTKYGDGAVDCHPIGNLYKQQVRQLAGHVGVPEELVEKPPTAGLWAGQTDEEELGIDYDTLDAVLALHVDGPLSVTATAREIEETTEEQVERVSQMYERSEHKRRVPPAPEPLE; this is translated from the coding sequence ATGATAGACCTCCGATTCTCCGAGGAGGAACTCGAAGCGCGACGGGACCACATCGTGCAGTTCATCCGGGAAACCGCCGAGTCGGCGGGAACCGACCGGGCGGTCCTCGGTCTCTCGGGTGGCATCGACAGCACGCTCACGGCCTATCTCGCAGTCGAGGCCCTCGGCAAAGAGAACCTCCACGGCCTCGTCATGCCGGGCGCGGTCAGCGACGACGAGAACATGAGCGACGCCGAGTGGGTCGCCCAAGAGTTGGGAATCCCCTACGACCTGTTCGAGATAAACCCCATCGTGAACAAGTTCCTCGACACCTATCCCGAGGCCGAGGACGACCAGTTAGCGGTCGGGAACGCCAGAGCGCGGACCCGAGCGGTCCTGAACTACCTCGTCGCCAACCACGAGAACGCGCTCGTGTTGGGCACCGGCAACCGGAGCGAGGCGCTGGTCGGCTACTACACCAAGTACGGCGACGGTGCGGTCGATTGCCACCCCATCGGCAACCTCTACAAACAGCAGGTTCGCCAACTGGCCGGACACGTCGGCGTCCCCGAGGAGTTAGTCGAAAAGCCCCCGACCGCCGGACTCTGGGCGGGCCAGACGGACGAGGAGGAACTGGGAATCGACTACGACACGCTCGACGCCGTCCTCGCGCTTCACGTCGATGGCCCGCTGTCGGTGACAGCGACCGCCCGCGAGATTGAGGAGACGACCGAAGAACAGGTAGAGCGCGTCAGCCAGATGTACGAGCGGAGCGAACACAAGCGCCGCGTGCCGCCGGCACCCGAACCGCTGGAGTAG
- a CDS encoding cytochrome P450, with amino-acid sequence MSSENVPPGPSGLPLLGSTHKYFSSPLSFYEDCADEYGDVVSFTVGGNEMVLVSDPELVETVLVRREDKLGKPDFFQDLLEGVFGRGLLTNEGEDWQTQRQMLQPLFFRERMAEYIGIITEYADDHIRRWDDGSAHEIHGELGSLTLRIITDIVLGIDLEEHGVDLRGDIENLYDRYLPQNQLVPEWVPTRDNREYKSSLSRLNELVYERIETHRERGTDDNSMLSMVMDAGAKSDRDLSDKQIRDEVVTMILGGHETTTALLTFGLYALADRPELQDSVRDEAESILSGGQPTLEDVSAFDKVERAVKETMRLYPPSPVVLRSLRDDLRVGGYQLPEGATAMFPQWVVHHDDRFYDDPWEFDIDRWGGEAEEDRPRYAYFPFGGGSRRCIGHSFAKVEAKLLLATFLDRCEFTLETDDLDLQGSMTLQPANDVYLGIEKR; translated from the coding sequence ATGTCGAGCGAAAACGTGCCGCCGGGACCGAGCGGACTGCCGCTGTTGGGGAGTACCCACAAGTACTTCTCCAGTCCGCTCTCGTTCTACGAGGACTGCGCCGACGAGTACGGCGACGTGGTTTCGTTTACGGTCGGCGGCAACGAGATGGTGCTGGTCTCGGACCCCGAACTCGTCGAGACGGTCCTCGTGCGCCGCGAGGACAAGTTGGGCAAGCCAGACTTCTTCCAAGACCTGCTCGAAGGCGTCTTCGGTCGGGGACTGCTCACCAACGAGGGAGAAGACTGGCAGACTCAGCGCCAGATGCTTCAACCGCTGTTCTTCCGCGAGCGCATGGCGGAGTACATCGGCATCATCACCGAGTACGCCGACGACCACATCCGGCGGTGGGACGACGGGTCCGCCCACGAGATTCACGGCGAACTCGGAAGTCTCACCCTGCGCATCATCACCGACATCGTTCTCGGCATCGACCTCGAAGAACACGGCGTGGACCTCCGGGGCGACATCGAGAACCTCTACGACCGGTATCTCCCGCAGAACCAACTCGTCCCCGAGTGGGTGCCGACGCGGGACAACCGCGAGTACAAGTCGTCGCTGTCGCGTCTGAACGAACTCGTCTACGAGCGAATCGAGACCCACCGCGAGCGTGGCACCGACGACAACAGCATGCTCTCGATGGTGATGGACGCCGGGGCCAAGAGCGACCGGGACCTCTCGGACAAGCAGATTCGGGACGAGGTGGTCACGATGATTCTCGGCGGCCACGAGACCACCACGGCCCTCCTCACGTTCGGGTTGTACGCGCTCGCCGACCGCCCCGAACTCCAAGACAGCGTTCGTGACGAGGCCGAGTCCATCCTGAGCGGCGGCCAACCGACGCTCGAAGACGTGTCGGCGTTCGATAAAGTCGAGCGCGCCGTCAAGGAGACGATGCGACTCTACCCGCCCTCGCCGGTCGTTCTGCGGAGTCTGCGCGACGACCTCCGCGTCGGCGGGTACCAACTCCCCGAGGGCGCGACGGCGATGTTCCCCCAGTGGGTCGTCCACCACGACGACCGATTCTACGACGACCCGTGGGAGTTCGACATCGACCGCTGGGGCGGCGAGGCCGAGGAGGACCGTCCTCGCTACGCCTACTTCCCCTTCGGCGGCGGGTCGCGCCGGTGCATCGGCCACAGTTTCGCCAAGGTCGAGGCCAAACTCCTGCTGGCGACCTTCCTCGACCGATGCGAGTTCACGCTGGAGACCGACGACCTCGACCTGCAAGGGTCGATGACGCTCCAACCCGCCAACGACGTGTATCTCGGCATCGAGAAACGCTGA
- a CDS encoding fumarylacetoacetate hydrolase family protein, with product MKVVRFRTQDSSRSRLGRLTDDAVRELDSTAIAVDDALAGGEGWDSFEATGETYDREEVELRCPLDRPSHVLGVGLNHRGHAEEVGHEIPDEPLFFPKSVSSLAGPNDPVVSHEGVDTLQYEAELALIIGDETRNVTPDEAENHVFGYTLGNDVTAHDLQMSDVSNSYPWFRSKCFDTFTPVGPAVVSPDDIDLESEVVRARLNGETVQELAVADRVFSGHEIVAELSEYFTLQPGDVILTGTADGIDEMTVGDEIEVVSDTLGRLQNEITAP from the coding sequence ATGAAGGTAGTCAGATTTCGGACGCAAGACTCGTCTCGCTCCCGACTCGGCCGACTGACCGACGACGCTGTCCGCGAACTCGATTCGACCGCAATCGCCGTGGACGACGCCCTCGCTGGCGGCGAAGGCTGGGACTCCTTCGAGGCCACCGGCGAGACCTACGACCGCGAGGAAGTCGAACTCCGGTGCCCCCTCGACCGACCTTCGCACGTCCTCGGCGTCGGTCTCAACCACCGCGGCCACGCCGAGGAGGTCGGCCACGAGATTCCCGACGAACCGCTGTTTTTCCCCAAGTCGGTGTCGAGTCTCGCCGGGCCGAACGACCCGGTGGTCTCCCACGAGGGCGTCGATACCCTCCAGTACGAGGCCGAACTCGCCCTTATCATCGGCGACGAGACCCGGAACGTCACGCCCGACGAGGCCGAAAACCACGTCTTCGGCTACACGCTCGGTAACGACGTGACCGCCCACGACCTCCAGATGTCCGACGTGTCGAACTCCTACCCGTGGTTCCGCTCGAAGTGCTTCGACACGTTCACGCCGGTCGGTCCCGCCGTGGTCTCGCCCGACGACATCGACCTCGAATCCGAAGTCGTCCGCGCCCGACTCAACGGCGAGACGGTCCAAGAACTCGCCGTGGCCGACCGCGTGTTCTCGGGCCACGAAATCGTCGCGGAACTCTCCGAGTACTTCACGCTCCAACCCGGCGACGTGATTCTGACCGGCACCGCAGACGGCATCGACGAGATGACGGTCGGCGACGAAATCGAGGTCGTCTCCGACACCCTCGGACGCCTGCAAAACGAGATTACCGCGCCTTAG
- a CDS encoding cytochrome P450, with translation MSSETPPGPDGVPVLGNAIESIRSPMEFRKECIQSFDDGIVSINLAGTTMYMLTDPDYIEQVLVTGDEHFIKPAEMRDQLVGVFGQGLLLSENEFWREQRNTINPAFYPEKIQSYTDTMSEFTQRLIDGWDDQETFNIRWEMDRLALQIVMKTLFGVDFYGNEADILTPIKQINKRYTPSNISSHLPAWAPTGPNRAYQEGKAALAKQVEQLIQDHRALDDRPDNLLTTLIEATDDEDHQMTPEVLRDEITTVALGASGPVGLALTYTWYLLSQDDVASRKLLDEAEEVLGGDPATLEDMSELTYTEKVINESLRLYPPVWSVLREPEIDVEIGDYDVPEGTPLSMTPWAIHRNDDYFEAPDEFRPERWDGGLEEELPDYAYIPFGAGPRTCIGKRFALTEMTLAIPTIFQQYEIDYVPDDPMEFSVAHILEPAGDVEMTVRKRE, from the coding sequence ATGAGTAGCGAAACACCGCCCGGACCGGACGGCGTGCCCGTCCTCGGCAACGCCATCGAGAGCATCCGGTCCCCGATGGAATTCCGCAAAGAGTGCATCCAGAGCTTCGACGACGGCATCGTCAGCATCAACCTCGCCGGCACCACGATGTACATGCTCACCGACCCCGACTACATCGAGCAGGTCCTCGTCACCGGCGACGAACACTTCATCAAACCGGCCGAGATGCGCGACCAGTTGGTCGGCGTGTTCGGCCAAGGCCTCCTGCTGAGCGAAAACGAGTTCTGGCGCGAACAGCGAAACACCATCAACCCCGCCTTCTACCCCGAGAAGATTCAGTCGTACACCGACACGATGTCGGAATTCACCCAACGACTCATCGACGGGTGGGACGACCAAGAGACGTTCAACATTCGGTGGGAGATGGACCGCCTCGCGCTCCAAATCGTGATGAAGACGCTGTTCGGCGTAGACTTCTACGGCAACGAGGCCGACATCCTCACGCCCATCAAGCAAATCAACAAGCGATACACGCCCTCGAACATCTCGTCGCACCTCCCGGCGTGGGCACCCACCGGACCCAACCGGGCCTACCAAGAGGGCAAGGCCGCACTCGCCAAACAGGTCGAGCAACTGATTCAGGACCACCGCGCGCTCGACGACCGACCCGACAACCTGCTGACGACGCTCATCGAGGCCACCGACGACGAGGACCACCAGATGACGCCGGAGGTCCTGCGCGACGAAATCACGACGGTCGCACTCGGTGCCAGCGGCCCGGTCGGCCTCGCACTGACCTACACGTGGTACCTGCTGTCCCAAGACGACGTGGCCAGTCGAAAGCTTCTGGACGAGGCCGAGGAGGTCCTCGGCGGCGACCCCGCCACGCTGGAGGACATGTCGGAGTTGACCTACACCGAGAAGGTCATCAACGAGTCGCTCCGACTCTATCCGCCGGTCTGGAGCGTCCTCCGAGAACCCGAAATCGACGTGGAAATCGGCGACTACGACGTTCCCGAGGGGACTCCTCTGAGCATGACGCCGTGGGCCATCCACCGCAACGACGACTACTTCGAGGCCCCCGACGAGTTCCGCCCGGAACGCTGGGACGGTGGCCTCGAGGAGGAACTGCCCGACTACGCCTACATCCCGTTCGGGGCCGGTCCGCGCACCTGCATCGGCAAGCGGTTCGCCCTCACCGAGATGACGCTGGCCATCCCGACCATCTTCCAGCAGTACGAAATCGACTACGTGCCCGACGACCCGATGGAGTTCTCCGTCGCGCACATCCTCGAACCTGCTGGTGACGTGGAGATGACGGTTCGGAAGCGAGAATAG
- a CDS encoding amidohydrolase family protein, giving the protein MIDVHCHYFGEELLEAIDDVLVSEVGPEASIEQFYESDDLGLSTEGADARVEKMDDWGLDASVLSFPAPDAFIDEEYLSKPAVFTQVSKTINDHLADASERHPDRLYGFASIPLVAPEAAADELDRAMDDLGLQGVALDSNVFGKPLSDPEFRPFFERADERGATIFVHPNNPAGADRMEDYYGESMIGFPFDTTLMASKLIFSGFMDEYPNLDVVLSHLGGALPYLQRRLEFLYDPEDPEFGELEKHPPEYLGDFWYDTAMTYPEAMELALGQVGDRLLFGSDYPFGPENAVATTDEQVRSLDVGEDRREKIFERNATALLDGMP; this is encoded by the coding sequence ATGATAGACGTACACTGCCACTACTTCGGCGAGGAACTGCTCGAAGCAATCGACGACGTGCTGGTCTCGGAGGTCGGTCCCGAGGCCAGCATCGAACAGTTCTACGAGTCGGACGACCTCGGCCTCTCGACGGAGGGCGCGGACGCCAGAGTCGAGAAGATGGACGACTGGGGCCTCGACGCCAGCGTCCTCTCGTTCCCCGCGCCCGACGCCTTCATCGACGAGGAGTACCTGTCGAAACCCGCGGTCTTCACGCAGGTCTCGAAAACCATCAACGACCATCTCGCAGACGCCAGCGAGCGCCACCCCGACCGCTTGTATGGGTTCGCCAGCATCCCGCTGGTCGCGCCCGAGGCGGCCGCCGACGAGTTGGACCGGGCGATGGACGACCTCGGTCTGCAAGGGGTCGCCCTCGACTCGAACGTCTTCGGCAAGCCCCTCTCGGACCCCGAGTTCCGGCCATTTTTCGAGCGGGCCGACGAGCGCGGCGCGACGATATTCGTCCACCCGAACAACCCGGCCGGGGCCGACCGGATGGAAGACTACTACGGCGAGAGCATGATTGGGTTCCCCTTCGACACGACGCTGATGGCGTCGAAGCTCATCTTCTCCGGATTCATGGACGAGTATCCGAATCTGGACGTCGTGCTGTCGCACCTCGGGGGCGCGCTTCCCTACCTCCAGCGCCGACTGGAGTTCCTCTACGACCCCGAGGACCCCGAGTTCGGCGAGTTGGAGAAGCACCCGCCGGAGTATCTGGGCGACTTCTGGTACGACACGGCGATGACCTACCCCGAGGCGATGGAGTTGGCGCTCGGTCAGGTCGGCGACCGACTCCTGTTCGGGTCCGACTACCCCTTCGGCCCGGAGAACGCGGTGGCCACGACCGACGAACAGGTCCGGTCGCTCGACGTGGGCGAGGACCGGCGTGAGAAGATTTTCGAGCGGAACGCGACCGCCCTGCTGGACGGGATGCCATGA
- a CDS encoding cytochrome P450, which yields MSDSPNTDVPGPSGLPFLGNTHQLAGGLLDSLEEWSDQYDEDVIQFSFLGDEMYLLTHPDHIQRVLVDGRDDFGRTKFGQEIFGEIEEDSLSVSEGAEWKRQRQIMQPAFYRNRLLPFADDISEYADERISKWDEPFDMQEEMKTLAMDVLTKALFDMDTRGRESVAEETASAMVEKSDFTSINAYLPEWVPTHANRKFKRTTTELHEQIEEMIDERGDTAGSGDDLMAMLMKASERSDDALTDKEIRDNIAGMLMKGHDTTAVALTFTWYLLARNPRVEKKLHDELDEVLGDDRPTADDLDDLTYTSKVIKESMRYFSPAYVITRRAENDVLFDGFEVPDDSVVMLPQWVIHRDERFYDNPDEFRPERWTEEFEEELPEYAYFPFGGGPRACIAQNFALLEMKLIVATIANRVSVSLEDDDPMEFAVTFTAHPKDEVMMSVEER from the coding sequence ATGTCTGATTCACCAAACACCGACGTACCCGGACCGAGCGGACTCCCCTTCCTCGGCAACACCCACCAGTTAGCGGGCGGCCTCCTCGACTCGCTGGAGGAGTGGAGCGACCAGTACGACGAGGACGTGATTCAGTTCTCCTTCCTCGGCGACGAGATGTATCTGCTGACGCACCCGGACCACATTCAGCGAGTCCTCGTGGACGGCCGCGACGACTTCGGCCGGACCAAGTTCGGACAGGAAATCTTCGGCGAAATCGAGGAGGACTCGCTGTCGGTCAGCGAGGGTGCCGAGTGGAAGCGCCAGCGCCAGATTATGCAACCCGCGTTCTACCGGAACCGTCTCCTCCCGTTCGCCGACGACATCTCGGAGTACGCCGACGAGCGCATCTCGAAGTGGGACGAACCCTTCGACATGCAGGAGGAGATGAAGACGCTGGCGATGGACGTGCTGACCAAGGCGCTGTTCGACATGGACACCCGAGGCCGCGAGAGCGTCGCCGAGGAGACGGCGAGCGCGATGGTCGAGAAGTCCGACTTCACCAGCATCAACGCCTACCTTCCCGAGTGGGTCCCGACCCACGCCAACCGGAAATTCAAGCGGACCACGACCGAACTCCACGAGCAAATCGAGGAGATGATAGACGAACGCGGCGATACCGCCGGGTCGGGCGACGACCTGATGGCGATGCTGATGAAGGCGTCCGAGCGGAGCGACGACGCGCTGACCGACAAGGAGATTCGGGACAACATCGCCGGGATGCTGATGAAGGGCCACGACACGACCGCAGTGGCGCTGACGTTCACGTGGTACCTCCTCGCCCGGAATCCCCGCGTCGAGAAGAAACTCCACGACGAACTCGACGAGGTGCTGGGTGACGACCGGCCGACCGCCGACGACTTGGACGACCTGACTTACACCAGCAAAGTCATCAAGGAGTCGATGCGGTACTTCTCGCCGGCCTACGTCATCACCCGGCGGGCCGAAAACGACGTGCTGTTCGACGGGTTCGAGGTCCCCGACGATAGCGTGGTCATGCTCCCCCAGTGGGTCATCCACCGCGACGAGCGATTCTACGACAACCCCGACGAGTTCCGGCCGGAACGCTGGACCGAGGAGTTCGAGGAGGAACTGCCCGAGTACGCTTACTTCCCGTTCGGCGGCGGGCCGCGGGCCTGCATCGCCCAGAACTTCGCGCTACTGGAGATGAAACTCATCGTCGCCACCATCGCCAACCGCGTCTCGGTGTCGCTGGAAGACGACGACCCGATGGAGTTCGCCGTCACCTTCACTGCCCACCCGAAGGACGAAGTGATGATGAGCGTCGAGGAGCGCTGA
- a CDS encoding pyridoxal phosphate-dependent aminotransferase produces the protein MSADETLLTEVARGDTGSEIRKMFALAESYEGDLTRLEVGEPDFDTPEFVTDSAAESARDGATHYTPMAGIPPLREGIAEKMRRENAVEVEAEDIVVTNGGTEALLLALQAVVGDGQQVVIPTPAWPTYTIQTNLVGGEAITVPMDPDERFALDADRVCAEITDETAAVLLCSPSNPTGTIYEPDAVRQVAETAHAHDAVVIADEVYERLTFQGSREGIAGMVEHPESVVTINSFSKGYAMTGWRIGWLASESTISEGARRLHAGTTLSPSSVAQQAGLAALEGPQDQFEEMIETYQSRCNHVADRLSELPGIEAERPDGSFYLFVDIRGLGVDSATAAEELLTEHGVATVPGIGFGSSGEGHLRVSCAASRDDLDAGVAKIEDYVNSL, from the coding sequence ATGAGCGCCGACGAGACCCTGCTGACGGAAGTCGCCCGAGGAGACACCGGGTCGGAGATTCGCAAGATGTTCGCGCTCGCCGAATCCTACGAGGGCGACCTGACCCGGTTGGAGGTCGGCGAACCCGACTTCGACACGCCCGAGTTCGTCACCGACTCCGCGGCCGAGTCTGCGCGGGACGGCGCGACTCACTACACGCCGATGGCGGGCATCCCGCCGCTCAGGGAGGGCATCGCCGAGAAGATGCGCCGGGAGAACGCGGTCGAAGTCGAGGCCGAGGACATCGTTGTCACCAACGGCGGGACCGAAGCCCTCCTGCTGGCTCTGCAAGCGGTCGTCGGCGACGGCCAGCAGGTCGTCATCCCGACCCCCGCGTGGCCGACCTACACGATTCAGACGAATCTGGTCGGCGGGGAGGCGATTACGGTACCGATGGACCCCGACGAGCGATTCGCGCTCGACGCCGACCGAGTGTGTGCAGAGATTACCGACGAGACGGCCGCGGTCCTGCTGTGTTCGCCCTCGAACCCGACCGGGACGATTTACGAACCGGACGCGGTTCGGCAGGTCGCGGAGACGGCCCACGCCCACGACGCCGTGGTCATCGCCGACGAGGTGTACGAGCGCCTGACTTTCCAAGGGTCCCGCGAGGGCATCGCCGGGATGGTCGAGCATCCCGAGTCGGTCGTCACCATCAACTCCTTCTCGAAGGGGTACGCGATGACGGGGTGGCGAATCGGGTGGCTTGCCAGCGAGTCGACGATCAGCGAGGGCGCGCGGCGACTCCACGCCGGGACGACCCTCTCGCCGTCGAGCGTGGCACAGCAGGCCGGACTGGCGGCGCTGGAGGGACCGCAGGACCAGTTCGAGGAGATGATAGAGACCTACCAGTCGCGGTGCAACCACGTCGCCGACAGGCTTTCCGAACTGCCGGGCATCGAGGCCGAGCGACCTGACGGGTCGTTCTACCTGTTCGTGGACATCCGAGGACTCGGCGTCGATTCGGCGACGGCGGCCGAGGAGCTACTCACCGAACACGGCGTGGCCACGGTACCCGGAATCGGGTTCGGGTCCTCGGGCGAGGGCCACCTCCGGGTGAGTTGCGCGGCGTCTCGGGACGACCTCGACGCTGGCGTGGCGAAAATAGAAGACTACGTTAACTCGCTCTAA
- a CDS encoding aldehyde dehydrogenase family protein has product MTVEIPPQHEASLANSDLRPDEGWNVLYVDGEWVRPDHDRTLSVRDPSTGDELTTVPAGTEADTDRAFESADEAQSEWADATPAERAGVLREVASLLEEHEDELVRLLGLEAGGCRAKSAIECGITQELVSLTSSLPYRVNGEQSGSPIPGKQNNVLREPVGVVGVITPWNYPLNLALRAIAPALALGNAVVLKPDEKTPVVGGLALARLFEEAGLPDGLFNVVPGRGEEVGDHLSSHEDASVVSFTGSTEVGYTIAENAAENLTPPLLELGGNCPHVVLEDADVDRAIDAGVFGSFIHQGQGCISINRHLVHESLYDEYVERLAERAEALPIGDPLDPETVIGPIIDDGQRDRIVSLVEESREEGAVVRAGGDHDGRFVEPTVLSGVDNNMPIADCEHFGPIAPVIPFETDEEAVRLANDTEYGLAASVHSESERRAWEVADEIDAGMIHLNDQPVNDDPHTPFGGVKSSGLGRYNDQWMISELTETKWVSVQQSSREYPF; this is encoded by the coding sequence CCCTCGACCGGCGACGAACTGACGACGGTTCCCGCGGGGACCGAGGCCGACACCGACCGAGCCTTCGAGTCTGCTGACGAGGCCCAGTCGGAGTGGGCCGACGCCACGCCCGCCGAACGGGCCGGGGTCCTCCGCGAGGTGGCCTCCCTGCTGGAGGAACACGAGGACGAACTGGTGCGCCTCCTCGGTCTCGAAGCCGGTGGCTGTCGGGCCAAGTCGGCCATCGAGTGCGGTATCACCCAAGAACTGGTGTCGCTCACGTCGAGCCTTCCCTACCGGGTCAACGGCGAGCAGTCCGGGTCGCCGATTCCCGGCAAGCAGAACAACGTCCTCAGAGAGCCGGTCGGCGTCGTCGGCGTCATCACGCCGTGGAACTACCCCCTGAATCTGGCGCTTCGGGCGATTGCGCCGGCGCTCGCGCTGGGCAACGCCGTCGTCCTGAAGCCCGACGAGAAAACCCCCGTCGTCGGCGGCCTCGCGCTGGCGCGACTGTTCGAGGAGGCCGGACTGCCGGACGGCCTGTTCAACGTCGTGCCGGGCCGGGGCGAGGAGGTCGGCGACCACCTGTCGAGCCACGAGGACGCGTCGGTGGTGTCGTTCACCGGTTCGACCGAGGTCGGCTACACCATCGCCGAGAACGCCGCGGAGAACCTGACGCCGCCCCTGCTGGAACTCGGCGGGAACTGCCCCCACGTCGTGCTGGAGGACGCCGACGTGGACCGCGCAATCGACGCCGGCGTCTTCGGGTCGTTCATCCATCAGGGACAGGGTTGCATCTCCATAAACCGCCATCTGGTTCACGAAAGCCTGTACGACGAGTACGTCGAGCGACTGGCCGAGCGCGCAGAGGCCCTTCCCATCGGCGACCCCCTCGACCCCGAGACCGTCATCGGTCCCATCATCGACGACGGCCAGCGCGACCGCATCGTCTCGCTGGTCGAGGAGTCCCGCGAGGAGGGCGCAGTCGTCCGCGCCGGTGGCGACCACGACGGTCGATTCGTGGAACCGACCGTCCTCTCGGGCGTGGACAACAACATGCCCATCGCCGACTGCGAACACTTCGGTCCCATCGCGCCGGTCATTCCCTTCGAGACCGACGAGGAGGCCGTCCGTCTCGCCAACGACACCGAGTACGGACTGGCGGCGTCGGTCCACTCCGAGAGCGAGCGCCGGGCGTGGGAGGTCGCCGACGAAATCGACGCGGGCATGATTCACCTCAACGACCAACCGGTCAACGACGACCCCCACACCCCCTTCGGCGGCGTCAAGTCGTCCGGTCTCGGCCGGTACAACGACCAGTGGATGATTTCGGAACTGACCGAGACCAAGTGGGTGTCGGTCCAGCAGTCGTCCCGCGAGTACCCCTTCTGA
- a CDS encoding alpha/beta fold hydrolase, translated as MNKTVTDDEFDHATTEVNGIEMHYAEAGSGPLVVLLHGFPEFWYAWAEHMEMLADEDYRVVAPDLRGYNRTDRPEGISSYTLPTLADDVIELIESFDDDEEVILVGHDWGGIVAWRVASERPDLVSDLVTVNGPHPAISLRELQKPSNLPTAWYFFFYQLPAVPELLMKAGDFSLMESAFRSDTTTDDAFSEAEIDRYKEMMADPGLFSAAINYDRGLFRVLLSEKFGSLIPGMDDDPIVTDMHIEVPSLVLWGLQDSYYHPEMLDGLDEWVEELTIETYPDASHWLPAEYPEEVVDQITGFVDE; from the coding sequence ATGAACAAAACGGTGACAGACGACGAGTTCGACCACGCCACGACCGAAGTCAACGGCATCGAGATGCACTACGCCGAAGCGGGGTCGGGACCGCTGGTCGTCCTCCTCCACGGATTCCCGGAGTTCTGGTACGCGTGGGCCGAACACATGGAGATGCTGGCCGACGAGGACTACCGCGTCGTCGCGCCCGACCTGCGGGGCTACAACCGGACCGACCGGCCCGAGGGCATCTCGTCGTACACCCTGCCGACGCTGGCCGACGACGTGATAGAACTAATCGAGTCCTTCGACGACGACGAGGAGGTAATTCTGGTCGGCCACGACTGGGGCGGCATCGTGGCGTGGCGGGTGGCCTCGGAGCGACCGGACCTCGTCTCGGACCTCGTGACCGTCAACGGCCCGCATCCCGCCATCTCACTCCGAGAGCTTCAGAAGCCCTCGAATCTGCCGACCGCGTGGTACTTCTTCTTCTACCAACTGCCGGCGGTCCCCGAACTGCTGATGAAGGCGGGCGACTTCTCGCTCATGGAGTCGGCCTTCCGGTCGGACACCACGACCGACGACGCCTTCTCCGAGGCCGAAATCGACCGCTACAAGGAGATGATGGCCGACCCCGGCCTGTTCTCCGCCGCCATCAACTACGACCGAGGACTGTTCCGGGTCCTCCTCAGCGAGAAGTTCGGGTCGCTGATTCCCGGCATGGACGACGACCCCATCGTGACCGACATGCACATCGAGGTCCCGTCGCTGGTGCTGTGGGGCCTCCAAGACAGTTACTACCACCCGGAGATGCTCGACGGGTTGGACGAGTGGGTCGAGGAGTTGACCATCGAGACGTATCCGGACGCGAGCCATTGGCTTCCCGCCGAGTACCCCGAAGAAGTCGTGGACCAAATCACCGGGTTCGTGGACGAGTAG